Proteins co-encoded in one Syngnathoides biaculeatus isolate LvHL_M chromosome 22, ASM1980259v1, whole genome shotgun sequence genomic window:
- the znf646 gene encoding zinc finger protein 646: protein MAAHDPARATGFPCKQCGLTCPNMAVLVEHMDAHLEQEERRFKCDECGRGYRHAGSLANHKKAHDVGSFECFVCGKENSNALALKSHMRSHTAHKKYSCSQCGKAFRLATQLSTHERVHRTSQVENQEDLEFENPREIVTHHRNNQSIVGIQTENGPVDDKMAAYPRQCDASDEAAGRPFKCDLCDKTYIHLRSLSNHKKTHQVGMFECTVCFKLFNNMAALYSHQRTHKVRSGGGGGSSASGFYSNPAQEDFSPPSPDAPVDFCHLCQVVFPSNEEFQEHIQMHNSSSASFGLQDDGAHSMTYDNITSRKSNFYTAHINSNPSLPSVENAQGFNQLHGMFSSSCHVYSDSSNNQTLASNCSQGEPPLVDASIVHPALNASEIRDPSMADSDERPFRCQICGKSYRHSGSLINHKRSHQVGIYQCSICRKKYPHLAALKSHLRLHKGHKSSLCPNGEGDWLSPVTFSLINQRDLLSSREEQDGGTQLALGTNQENGGVHHGHQDAAPDVSSRLPHVEHSMQRHMCVDCGDTFADIAGIVAHACPLLQQQQLTSEGRDANGNFASTVSQFHGLNDATPQNYFEQSSQENMSNDQLNGNGEVDDGDLYQCSICGNNYSSMRALRSHLRGHTQSQCAAASSGPSSLSSQGGVKDDEPAEMMICSTCGQSFASRQDLAAHQLAHVKHQDGDAVGRSERPAGDEEAQSTICGRCGIFCSSYQHLESHDCTAGKKEEDAANGEEAEVKAKYLRHEDRRALRDNFEDRQHRCDQCGRSYRHSGSLLNHKKSHKTGVFKCSVCQKRFYNLLALKNHQRSHFDIKRHTCHECGKAFKIQKQLLIHLRRHRENRAKIQELNDQIQALMQMNKSESEDAREARAETTREAAVKSEAAGDRRPFACEQCGRTYRHAGSLVNHKKSHKTGLYYCSVCNKAYSNQLAMKNHLRTHFGSRKHSCQKCGTGFRGTRQLSGHICAESRKDGGRSLRSRASKCKQTLPSAEQLAAHACSGSSGPAAGGKEPRMFPCNICHRSYRHAGSLLNHKNTHKTGHFTCTFCAKHFTNPMALRNHTRIHTQKKKHACLTCGKAFRLASILHNHQKVHSRPDGQFSCSACGKSFQGKSGLKRHRCRRGQGEVGMPPGESQDKCFTCDLCGRSYRHAGSLLNHKKTHSGNLHHCSLCLQTFPDPLTLQIHSQMRRHCCPECGKTFCLVAHLQSHMEAHSKERSKDPYALHANDLSWTEPLSHLHESASDPAEKSHVCEHCGRTYRHAGSLLNHKNSHKTGSFSCAACHKQFSNLMALKNHRRIHTEPKRYQCLECGKAFRVSTQLICHRRIHSKEKPFACLLCDRSFSSKSNLRHHEKLHQNQHAYDNSSSFALDANNFVGLDVGSFL from the exons ATGGCTGCGCATGACCCCGCACGGGCCACGGGCTTCCCGTGCAAACAGTGCGGGCTGACGTGTCCTAACATGGCCGTGCTCGTCGAACACATGGACGCACACCTGGAGCAAGAGGAGCGCAGATTCAAATGCGACGAATGCGGACGCGGGTACAGACACGCCGGCAGCCTCGCCAACCACAAAAAGGCCCACGACGTCGGCTCCTTCGAGTGCTTCGTGTGCGGCAAAGAGAACTCCAACGCTTTGGCCCTGAAAAGTCACATGCGGAGTCACACGGCTCACAAAAAGTATTCGTGTTCGCAGTGTGGGAAAGCCTTCCGTCTGGCAACGCAACTGAGCACGCATGAACGTGTTCACCGGACCTCGCAAGTTGAAAACCAGGAAGACCTGGAGTTTGAAAACCCGCGCGAGATCGTCACTCATCATCGTAACAACCAGTCGATTGTCGGGATTCAAACGGAAAACGGCCCCGTTgacgacaagatggcggctTATCCTCGGCAGTGCGACGCGTCTGACGAGGCCGCCGGCCGACCGTTCAAATGCGACCTGTGCGACAAGACGTACATTCACCTCCGAAGTTTGAGCAACCACAAGAAAACCCACCAGGTGGGAATGTTTGAGTGCACCGTGTGTTTCAAACTCTTCAACAACATGGCGGCGCTCTACAGCCACCAGAGGACTCACAAGGTCAGAAGCGGCGGGGGAGGCGGAAGCTCGGCGTCCGGCTTCTATTCCAACCCCGCGCAGGAGGACTTTTCCCCTCCGAGTCCCGACGCTCCTGTCGACTTCTGCCATTTGTGTCAGGTTGTGTTCCCGAGTAATGAGGAGTTCCAGGAGCACATCCAAATGCATAACTCTTCATCTGCATCTTTTGGGCTCCAAGACGACGGCGCACACAGTATGACTTATGACAACATTACCTCGCGTAAATCCAACTTTTATACAGCTCATATAAATAGCAATCCTTCTTTGCCATCAGTTGAAAATGCTCAAGGTTTTAATCAGCTTCACGGAATGTTTAGCAGCAGTTGTCACGTGTATTCCGACAGCTCCAATAATCAAACGCTAGCTTCCAACTGCTCTCAGGGAGAACCCCCACTCGTAGACGCAAGCATTGTCCACCCCGCTCTGAACGCATCCGAAATCCGCGACCCCTCCATGGCAGATTCCGACGAGCGTCCCTTCCGGTGTCAGATTTGCGGCAAGAGCTACCGCCACTCCGGGAGCCTCATCAACCACAAACGCTCGCATCAGGTGGGGATTTACCAGTGCTCCATCTGCAGAAAGAAGTATCCCCACTTGGCTGCGCTCAAGAGTCACCTGCGCCTCCACAAAGGTCACAAATCGTCCCTCTGCCCCAACGGGGAGGGAGATTGGCTCTCCCCCGTGACTTTCTCTCTGATCAACCAGCGggacctcttatcctcacgagaagAACAGGATGGCGGTACTCAGCTTGCGCTCGGCACGAATCAGGAAAACGGCGGCGTGCACCACGGCCATCAGGATGCGGCTCCAGACGTCAGCTCGCGGCTCCCTCACGTCGAGCACTCGATGCAGAGGCACATGTGCGTCGACTGCGGTGACACTTTTGCGGACATCGCCGGCATCGTAGCGCACGCTTGCCCCCTGCTACAACAGCAGCAACTCACGAGCGAGGGCCGTGACGCCAACGGGAACTTCGCTAGCACTGTCTCGCAGTTTCACGGACTGAATGATGCGACTCCTCAGAATTACTTTGAGCAGAGCTCGCAGGAAAATATGAGTAACGACCAGCTGAACGGCAACGGCGAAGTAGACGACGGCGACCTTTATCAGTGTTCCATTTGTGGAAACAACTACAGCAGCATGCGGGCTCTCCGGAGCCATCTCCGAGGACACACGCAGTCCCAGTGCGCCGCCGCCAGCTCGGGACCCTCGTCCTTGTCCTCTCAGGGCGGGGTCAAAGACGACGAGCCGGCGGAGATGATGATTTGCAGTACCTGTGGCCAAAGTTTTGCCAGCAGGCAGGACTTGGCCGCCCACCAGCTCGCGCACGTCAAGCACCAAGACGGGGATGCCGTCGGCCGGAGCGAGCGGCCGGCAGGCGACGAGGAAGCCCAGAGTACCATCTGCGGTCGCTGTGGAATTTTTTGCAGCAGCTATCAACACCTGGAGAGCCATGACTGCACAGCggggaagaaagaagaagatgcgGCAAACGGCGAGGAAGCAGAAGTAAAAGCAAAGTACTTGCGGCATGAAGATCGCCGCGCCCTGCGAGACAACTTCGAGGACCGTCAACACAGATGTGATCAGTGCGGCCGCTCGTACAGACACTCGGGCTCCCTCCTCAACCACAAGAAGTCCCACAAAACAGGGGTGTTCAAGTGCAGCGTGTGCCAGAAACGCTTTTACAACCTTTTGGCTCTTAAAAACCACCAGAGGTCCCACTTTGACATCAAGAG GCATACTTGCCACGAGTGCGGCAAAGCCTTCAAAATCCAGAAGCAGCTTTTGATCCACCTcaggaggcacagggagaaccgaGCCAAGATCCAAGAACTCAACGACCAGATCCAGGCCCTCATGCAGATGAACAAGTCTGAATCCGAAGACGCCAGAGAAGCGCGGGCGGAAACGACGCGTGAGGCTGCGGTCAAATCAGAAGCCGCAGGTGACAGGCGACCTTTCGCGTGTGAGCAGTGTGGGCGCACCTATCGCCACGCCGGCAGTCTGGTTAACCACAAAAAGTCTCACAAAACGGGCCTCTATTACTGTTCCGTCTGCAACAAAGCGTACTCCAACCAGCTTGCCATGAAGAACCACTTACGCACTCACTTCGGTAGTCGAAAGCATTCTTGCCAAAAGTGCGGAACGGGCTTCCGAGGAACGCGGCAGCTGTCTGGTCACATCTGCGCGGAGTCCCGGAAGGACGGGGGGCGGAGCCTGAGGTCTCGCGCTTCAAAGTGCAAACAGACGCTCCCTTCCGCCGAGCAACTGGCGGCCCACGCCTGCTCCGGCTCCTCGGGACCCGCGGCCGGCGGAAAAGAGCCGCGGATGTTCCCCTGCAACATTTGCCACCGGAGCTACCGCCACGCCGGCAGCCTGCTGAACCACAAGAACACGCACAAGACGGGACACTTCACCTGCACGTTCTGCGCCAAGCACTTCACCAACCCAATGGCGCTGCGCAACCACACGCGCATCCACacgcagaagaagaagcacgCCTGCCTGACGTGCGGGAAGGCCTTCCGCCTCGCCAGCATCCTGCACAACCACCAGAAGGTCCACAGCCGCCCCGACGGGCAGTTCAGCTGTTCGGCGTGCGGGAAGAGCTTCCAGGGGAAGTCCGGACTCAAGAGGCACCGCTGCCGGAGAGGTCAGGGGGAAGTCGGGATGCCGCCGGGGGAGAGCCAGGACAAGTGCTTCAC GTGCGACCTTTGCGGGCGCTCGTACCGCCACGCGGGCTCCCTCCTCAACCACAAGAAGACGCACTCGGGAAACCTGCACCACTGCAGTCTTTGTCTGCAGACCTTCCCGGACCCCCTCACGCTTCAGATCCACTCGCAGATGAGGCGGCACTGCTGCCCCGAATGCGGTAAGACCTTCTGTCTGGTCGCGCACCTTCAGAGCCACATGGAGGCGCACTCCAAGGAGCGCTCCAAGGACCCCTACGCCCTCCACGCCAACGACCTCAGCTGGACCGAACCTTTGTCCCATCTTCATGAGAGCGCCAGCGACCCGGCGGAGAAGAGCCACGTGTGCGAGCACTGCGGCCGCACCTACCGCCACGCCGGCTCCCTCCTCAACCACAAGAACAGCCACAAGACGGGCTCCTTCTCTTGCGCCGCCTGCCACAAGCAGTTCTCCAACCTGATGGCCCTGAAGAACCACCGGCGGATCCACACGGAGCCCAAGCGCTACCAGTGCCTGGAGTGCGGGAAGGCCTTCCGGGTGTCCACGCAGCTCATCTGTCACCGGAGAATCCACAGCAAAGAGAAACCCTTCGCCTGCTTGCTGTGCGACAGAAGCTTTTCCAGCAAGTCCAACCTAAGGCACCACGAGAAGTTGCACCAGAACCAGCACGCTTACGACAACTCCTCCTCTTTCGCTTTGGATGCCAACAACTTTGTGGGCTTGGACGTGGGCTCTTTCCTTTAG
- the si:rp71-1c10.7 gene encoding tumor necrosis factor receptor superfamily member 12A isoform X1: MTHAVCVCTRASVCERAWVCVRSVFKNTQLGAPGQCGISEFWNSDLDVCVPCASCKQYPKTPSCNTCKLVEESSDVWKLAAISSFSVLAVVLVGAALIIGVMLHRRKSHKLPLREPIEETAGPLYQA, encoded by the exons ATGACTCATgccgtgtgcgtgtgcacgcgtGCGAGTGTTTGTGAGCgggcgtgggtgtgtgtgcgcagTGTGTTTAAAAACACGCAGCTCGGCGCTCCCG GTCAGTGCGGCATCTCGGAATTCTGGAATTCCGACCTGGACGTTTGTGTGCCGTGCGCGTCGTGCAAGCAGTACCCCAAGACGCCGTCGTGCAACACAT GCAAACTGGTGGAGGAGTCGTCGGACGTGTGGAAGCTGGCGGCCATCAGCAGCTTCTCGGTGCTGGCCGTGGTGCTGGTGGGCGCCGCCCTCATCATCGGGGTCATGCTGCACCGGCGCAAGTCGCACAAACTTCCTCTACGAG aacCGATTGAAGAAACTGCAGGGCCACTTTATCAAGCTTAA
- the si:rp71-1c10.7 gene encoding tumor necrosis factor receptor superfamily member 12A isoform X2, giving the protein MDSHALCAVCGFFVALLSVFRGVYAQKSQCGISEFWNSDLDVCVPCASCKQYPKTPSCNTCKLVEESSDVWKLAAISSFSVLAVVLVGAALIIGVMLHRRKSHKLPLREPIEETAGPLYQA; this is encoded by the exons ATGGACTCCCACGCTCTGTGCGCCGTTTGCGGATTTTTCGTGGCGTTGCTGAGCGTTTTCCGCGGCGTCTACGCGCAAAAAA GTCAGTGCGGCATCTCGGAATTCTGGAATTCCGACCTGGACGTTTGTGTGCCGTGCGCGTCGTGCAAGCAGTACCCCAAGACGCCGTCGTGCAACACAT GCAAACTGGTGGAGGAGTCGTCGGACGTGTGGAAGCTGGCGGCCATCAGCAGCTTCTCGGTGCTGGCCGTGGTGCTGGTGGGCGCCGCCCTCATCATCGGGGTCATGCTGCACCGGCGCAAGTCGCACAAACTTCCTCTACGAG aacCGATTGAAGAAACTGCAGGGCCACTTTATCAAGCTTAA
- the znf668 gene encoding zinc finger protein 668 isoform X2 yields the protein MASPQAGSPPPSEQYTPPPRDEESQREDEAARDAPVKKRGRGRPPKAKASFKCPSCAEAFRSVSALRGHKLSAHAKERPQQHHVCVQCQKSFSSKAHLSKHESTHSAQRPFQCSDCHKAYKTPTELRNHSRSHTGEKPFVCAECSKAFMQAICLRIHMTQHNGERPYSCRQCSKSYPTLSKLKVHMRSHTGEKPYFCGECGKSFADPSVFRKHRRNHQGHRPYACDQCGKTYTELKDLKNHERSHTGEKPFLCADCGKAFSRSSSLVCHQRIHSQKKPYQCEQCGKGFTQLSSYQSHLRTHSGEKPFLCPQCGKMFSDPSSFRRHQRAHLGFKPYPCDKCSKRFRQPADLAVHERVHSGERPYKCQSCDKAFVASWDLRRHLLVHTGLRPFSCTECDKSFTERSSLNKHRRVHSGERPFKCGECLKSFVVSSSLRKHERTHVAEQAQRRRQPEETEAAGFAGDHAALPQFSCTRCDATFGTWDQVQAHENLHAVDRTPGETAGPLTCGTCQAEFAEPSEMREHEKQHPKPRPHVCASCGKGFLNRAGLRKHQKIHSSSKPHSCSHCGKAFLFPAYLRKHLRTHVAASQSDLNIIHTDPLPSPSPPSPSPPSSDPPPGAAEAGGTSLTVPVTVSATAFHEYLIKEEGL from the coding sequence ATGGCTTCCCCCCAGGCCGGTAGCCCGCCTCCCTCGGAGCAATACACACCCCCGCCGCGAGACGAGGAGAGCCAACGGGAGGACGAGGCGGCGAGGGACGCGCCCGTGAAAAAGCGGGGCAGGGGCCGGCCCCCGAAAGCCAAAGCGTCATTCAAGTGCCCGTCTTGCGCGGAGGCCTTCAGGAGCGTGTCGGCGCTGCGCGGCCACAAGCTCTCGGCGCACGCCAAGGAGCGCCCCCAGCAGCACCACGTTTGCGTCCAGTGCCAGAAGAGCTTCTCCAGCAAAGCGCATCTGTCCAAACACGAGAGCACGCACTCGGCCCAGCGGCCCTTCCAGTGTTCCGACTGTCACAAGGCCTACAAGACGCCCACCGAGCTGCGCAACCACAGCCGCTCGCACACGGGCGAGAAACCTTTCGTGTGCGCCGAGTGCAGCAAGGCCTTCATGCAGGCCATCTGCCTGAGGATCCACATGACGCAGCACAACGGCGAGCGGCCGTACTCCTGCCGCCAGTGCTCCAAAAGCTACCCCACCTTGTCCAAACTCAAGGTGCACATGCGCTCCCACACCGGAGAGAAGCCGTACTTTTGCGGCGAGTGCGGCAAGAGTTTCGCAGACCCCTCCGTCTTCCGCAAGCACCGACGGAACCACCAGGGCCACCGGCCCTACGCCTGCGACCAGTGCGGTAAAACCTACACGGAGTTGAAGGACCTGAAGAACCACGAGCGCTCCCACACCGGAGAGAAGCCCTTCCTGTGCGCCGACTGCGGCAAGGCCTTCTCCCGCTCGTCCTCGTTGGTGTGCCACCAACGCATCCACTCCCAGAAGAAGCCCTACCAGTGCGAGCAGTGCGGCAAAGGTTTCACGCAGCTCTCCTCCTACCAGTCCCACCTCCGCACGCACTCCGGGGAGAAGCCCTTCCTGTGCCCGCAGTGCGGCAAGATGTTCTCCGACCCGTCCAGTTTCCGGCGCCACCAGCGAGCCCACCTCGGTTTCAAGCCCTACCCGTGCGACAAGTGCTCCAAAAGATTCCGGCAGCCGGCCGATCTGGCCGTCCACGAGCGGGTCCACTCCGGGGAGCGGCCTTACAAATGCCAGAGCTGCGACAAGGCCTTTGTGGCGTCCTGGGATCTGCGGCGCCATTTGCTCGTCCACACTGGCCTGCGGCCCTTCTCGTGCACAGAGTGCGACAAGTCGTTCACCGAGCGCTCGAGCCTCAACAAGCACCGCCGCGTTCACTCGGGAGAGCGGCCGTTCAAATGCGGCGAGTGTTTGAAATCCTTCGTGGTGTCCTCTAGCCTGCGCAAGCACGAGAGGACTCACGTGGCAGAGCAGGCCCAGCGGCGGAGGCAACCGGAGGAAACGGAGGCCGCGGGCTTCGCCGGCGACCACGCGGCCCTCCCGCAGTTCTCCTGCACCCGCTGCGACGCCACGTTCGGCACCTGGGACCAGGTCCAGGCGCACGAGAATCTCCACGCCGTCGACCGGACTCCGGGCGAGACAGCGGGCCCGCTCACGTGCGGCACCTGCCAGGCGGAGTTCGCGGAGCCGTCGGAGATGCGGGAGCACGAGAAGCAGCATCCCAAACCCAGGCCTCACGTGTGCGCCAGCTGCGGCAAAGGCTTCCTCAACCGGGCCGGCCTGCGCAAGCACCAGAAGATCCACTCCAGCAGTAAACCGCACAGCTGCTCCCATTGCGGAAAAGCCTTCCTGTTCCCCGCCTACCTCCGCAAGCACTTACGGACGCACGTGGCCGCCTCGCAATCCGACTTGAACATCATCCACACCGACCCGCTGCCCTCCCCTTCGCCGCCTTCCCCTTCGCCGCCTTCCAGCGACCCGCCGCCTGGCGCCGCGGAGGCCGGCGGCACCTCCCTGACCGTTCCCGTCACTGTGTCTGCAACCGCTTTCCACGAGTATTTGATCAAGGAGGAAGGGCTTTAA
- the znf668 gene encoding zinc finger protein 668 isoform X1, which produces MYNVIIPYTTLLLYFIARFNIHSNSESDVMEIVVGKRRYKSSSDRKMASPQAGSPPPSEQYTPPPRDEESQREDEAARDAPVKKRGRGRPPKAKASFKCPSCAEAFRSVSALRGHKLSAHAKERPQQHHVCVQCQKSFSSKAHLSKHESTHSAQRPFQCSDCHKAYKTPTELRNHSRSHTGEKPFVCAECSKAFMQAICLRIHMTQHNGERPYSCRQCSKSYPTLSKLKVHMRSHTGEKPYFCGECGKSFADPSVFRKHRRNHQGHRPYACDQCGKTYTELKDLKNHERSHTGEKPFLCADCGKAFSRSSSLVCHQRIHSQKKPYQCEQCGKGFTQLSSYQSHLRTHSGEKPFLCPQCGKMFSDPSSFRRHQRAHLGFKPYPCDKCSKRFRQPADLAVHERVHSGERPYKCQSCDKAFVASWDLRRHLLVHTGLRPFSCTECDKSFTERSSLNKHRRVHSGERPFKCGECLKSFVVSSSLRKHERTHVAEQAQRRRQPEETEAAGFAGDHAALPQFSCTRCDATFGTWDQVQAHENLHAVDRTPGETAGPLTCGTCQAEFAEPSEMREHEKQHPKPRPHVCASCGKGFLNRAGLRKHQKIHSSSKPHSCSHCGKAFLFPAYLRKHLRTHVAASQSDLNIIHTDPLPSPSPPSPSPPSSDPPPGAAEAGGTSLTVPVTVSATAFHEYLIKEEGL; this is translated from the exons atgtataatgttATTATTCCATATACCACATTGCTGCTGTATTTTATTGCTCGTTTTAACATCCACTCTAATTCGGAATCAGATGTCATGGAAATAGTG GTTGGGAAACGCCGGTATAAATCATCTTCGGACAGAAAGATGGCTTCCCCCCAGGCCGGTAGCCCGCCTCCCTCGGAGCAATACACACCCCCGCCGCGAGACGAGGAGAGCCAACGGGAGGACGAGGCGGCGAGGGACGCGCCCGTGAAAAAGCGGGGCAGGGGCCGGCCCCCGAAAGCCAAAGCGTCATTCAAGTGCCCGTCTTGCGCGGAGGCCTTCAGGAGCGTGTCGGCGCTGCGCGGCCACAAGCTCTCGGCGCACGCCAAGGAGCGCCCCCAGCAGCACCACGTTTGCGTCCAGTGCCAGAAGAGCTTCTCCAGCAAAGCGCATCTGTCCAAACACGAGAGCACGCACTCGGCCCAGCGGCCCTTCCAGTGTTCCGACTGTCACAAGGCCTACAAGACGCCCACCGAGCTGCGCAACCACAGCCGCTCGCACACGGGCGAGAAACCTTTCGTGTGCGCCGAGTGCAGCAAGGCCTTCATGCAGGCCATCTGCCTGAGGATCCACATGACGCAGCACAACGGCGAGCGGCCGTACTCCTGCCGCCAGTGCTCCAAAAGCTACCCCACCTTGTCCAAACTCAAGGTGCACATGCGCTCCCACACCGGAGAGAAGCCGTACTTTTGCGGCGAGTGCGGCAAGAGTTTCGCAGACCCCTCCGTCTTCCGCAAGCACCGACGGAACCACCAGGGCCACCGGCCCTACGCCTGCGACCAGTGCGGTAAAACCTACACGGAGTTGAAGGACCTGAAGAACCACGAGCGCTCCCACACCGGAGAGAAGCCCTTCCTGTGCGCCGACTGCGGCAAGGCCTTCTCCCGCTCGTCCTCGTTGGTGTGCCACCAACGCATCCACTCCCAGAAGAAGCCCTACCAGTGCGAGCAGTGCGGCAAAGGTTTCACGCAGCTCTCCTCCTACCAGTCCCACCTCCGCACGCACTCCGGGGAGAAGCCCTTCCTGTGCCCGCAGTGCGGCAAGATGTTCTCCGACCCGTCCAGTTTCCGGCGCCACCAGCGAGCCCACCTCGGTTTCAAGCCCTACCCGTGCGACAAGTGCTCCAAAAGATTCCGGCAGCCGGCCGATCTGGCCGTCCACGAGCGGGTCCACTCCGGGGAGCGGCCTTACAAATGCCAGAGCTGCGACAAGGCCTTTGTGGCGTCCTGGGATCTGCGGCGCCATTTGCTCGTCCACACTGGCCTGCGGCCCTTCTCGTGCACAGAGTGCGACAAGTCGTTCACCGAGCGCTCGAGCCTCAACAAGCACCGCCGCGTTCACTCGGGAGAGCGGCCGTTCAAATGCGGCGAGTGTTTGAAATCCTTCGTGGTGTCCTCTAGCCTGCGCAAGCACGAGAGGACTCACGTGGCAGAGCAGGCCCAGCGGCGGAGGCAACCGGAGGAAACGGAGGCCGCGGGCTTCGCCGGCGACCACGCGGCCCTCCCGCAGTTCTCCTGCACCCGCTGCGACGCCACGTTCGGCACCTGGGACCAGGTCCAGGCGCACGAGAATCTCCACGCCGTCGACCGGACTCCGGGCGAGACAGCGGGCCCGCTCACGTGCGGCACCTGCCAGGCGGAGTTCGCGGAGCCGTCGGAGATGCGGGAGCACGAGAAGCAGCATCCCAAACCCAGGCCTCACGTGTGCGCCAGCTGCGGCAAAGGCTTCCTCAACCGGGCCGGCCTGCGCAAGCACCAGAAGATCCACTCCAGCAGTAAACCGCACAGCTGCTCCCATTGCGGAAAAGCCTTCCTGTTCCCCGCCTACCTCCGCAAGCACTTACGGACGCACGTGGCCGCCTCGCAATCCGACTTGAACATCATCCACACCGACCCGCTGCCCTCCCCTTCGCCGCCTTCCCCTTCGCCGCCTTCCAGCGACCCGCCGCCTGGCGCCGCGGAGGCCGGCGGCACCTCCCTGACCGTTCCCGTCACTGTGTCTGCAACCGCTTTCCACGAGTATTTGATCAAGGAGGAAGGGCTTTAA